A genomic segment from Acuticoccus sediminis encodes:
- a CDS encoding SulP family inorganic anion transporter produces MPSIDTYRAEWFGNIRRDLLSGLVVALALIPEAIAFSIIAGVDPKVGLYASFSIAVITAITGGRPGMISAATAATAVLMVTLVRDHGLQYLFAATILAGVIQVVAGLLKLGKVMRFVSRSVLTGFVNALAILIFMAQLPELIGVPWLTYPMVAAALAIIYLFPRLTTVVPSPLVAIVVLTAISMTLGLDVRTVGDMGDLPDSFPVFLLPQIPLNLDTLMIILPYSVAIAAVGLLESLMTATIVDELTDTGSNKSQECIGQGLANFFTGFIGGMAGCAMIGQSMINVKSGGRGRLSTFCAGIFLLFLIVILGDLVSQIPMAALVAVMIMVSIGTFSWSSIKTLRTHPRSSSIVMLSTVFVVVLTHNLAIGVLVGVLLSALFFAWKIAQIFRITSTLSEDGATRTYRVEGQLFFASAEEFSRAFDFREAPGRVVIDVSRAHIWDISSVQALDMVVLKFRREGTTVDIVGLNEASETIVDRLGVHDKPGALDQMLGH; encoded by the coding sequence ATGCCCTCCATCGACACCTATCGCGCCGAATGGTTCGGCAACATCCGCCGCGATCTGCTCTCCGGCCTCGTGGTGGCCCTCGCCCTCATCCCCGAGGCGATCGCCTTCTCCATCATCGCCGGCGTCGACCCCAAGGTCGGCCTCTACGCCTCGTTCTCGATCGCCGTCATCACCGCGATCACCGGCGGCCGCCCGGGCATGATCTCCGCCGCCACGGCCGCGACGGCGGTGCTGATGGTGACCCTGGTGCGCGACCACGGGCTGCAATACCTCTTCGCCGCGACGATCCTCGCCGGCGTCATCCAGGTCGTCGCCGGGCTCCTGAAGCTCGGCAAGGTGATGCGCTTCGTCTCCCGCTCGGTGCTGACAGGCTTCGTCAACGCGCTCGCCATCCTGATCTTCATGGCGCAGCTCCCCGAGCTGATCGGCGTGCCCTGGCTGACTTACCCGATGGTCGCCGCCGCGCTCGCCATCATCTACCTCTTCCCGCGCCTCACCACCGTGGTGCCGTCCCCGCTGGTCGCGATCGTCGTCCTGACGGCGATCTCCATGACGCTCGGGCTCGACGTGCGCACCGTCGGCGACATGGGCGACCTGCCGGATTCCTTCCCGGTCTTCCTCCTGCCGCAGATCCCGCTCAACCTCGATACGCTGATGATCATCCTGCCCTACTCGGTGGCGATCGCCGCCGTCGGTCTCCTCGAGAGCCTGATGACGGCGACGATCGTCGACGAGCTCACTGACACCGGCTCCAACAAGAGCCAGGAGTGCATCGGCCAGGGCCTCGCCAACTTCTTCACCGGCTTCATCGGCGGCATGGCCGGCTGCGCGATGATCGGCCAGTCGATGATCAACGTGAAGTCCGGCGGGCGGGGACGCCTGTCGACCTTCTGCGCCGGCATCTTCCTGCTGTTCCTCATCGTGATCCTGGGCGACCTCGTCAGCCAGATCCCGATGGCCGCCCTCGTCGCGGTGATGATCATGGTGTCGATCGGCACCTTCTCGTGGTCGTCGATCAAGACGCTGCGCACGCACCCGCGCTCGTCGTCCATCGTCATGCTGTCGACGGTCTTCGTCGTGGTGCTGACCCACAACCTCGCGATCGGCGTCCTCGTCGGCGTGCTCCTGTCGGCGCTGTTCTTCGCGTGGAAGATCGCGCAGATCTTCCGCATCACCTCCACGCTGTCGGAGGACGGGGCGACGCGCACCTACCGGGTGGAGGGGCAGCTCTTCTTCGCCTCGGCCGAGGAGTTCTCGAGGGCGTTCGACTTCCGCGAGGCGCCGGGCCGGGTCGTCATCGACGTCAGCCGCGCGCACATCTGGGACATCTCCAGCGTGCAGGCGCTCGACATGGTGGTGCTGAAGTTCCGCCGCGAGGGGACGACCGTCGACATCGTCGGCCTCAACGAGGCGTCGGAGACGATCGTCGACCGCCTCGGCGTCCACGACAAGCCGGGCGCGCTCGACCAGATGCTCGGCCACTGA
- a CDS encoding universal stress protein, whose protein sequence is MTDEQEHASGGIMRIMALIDGSIYTASVCDHAAWAARRTGASLELMHVIGRRETSSAPSNLSGSLSLGARSTLLEELATLDEQRGRLAQERGRAILEAATEHLANAGVTAGHRMRIGDLLSELGQVQDDFDVLVIGKRGEAADFATMHLGSNLERVMRSTGKPVLVASRAFKPIARVVVAFDGGASSTRAVEAVARDSLFNGLSVRIVTVGEDRPATREKLGWARETLEAAGLVVSADIVPGEPEGAISAAVENGAADLLVMGSHGHSRVRHLLIGSSTTALLRSCLVPIMVYR, encoded by the coding sequence ATGACCGACGAACAAGAACACGCCTCGGGAGGAATCATGCGCATCATGGCGCTGATCGACGGCTCGATCTACACGGCGAGCGTCTGCGACCATGCGGCCTGGGCCGCCAGGCGGACCGGCGCGTCGCTGGAGCTGATGCACGTCATCGGCCGGCGCGAGACGTCGAGCGCGCCGTCGAACCTGTCCGGCAGCCTGTCGCTCGGCGCGCGGTCCACGCTGCTCGAGGAGCTGGCGACGCTCGACGAACAGCGCGGCCGTCTCGCGCAGGAGCGCGGCCGCGCGATCCTGGAGGCGGCGACCGAGCACCTCGCGAACGCCGGTGTCACCGCCGGCCACCGCATGCGCATCGGCGACCTGCTGAGCGAGCTCGGCCAGGTGCAGGACGACTTCGATGTCCTCGTCATCGGCAAGCGCGGCGAGGCGGCGGACTTCGCCACGATGCACCTCGGCTCCAACCTGGAGCGCGTCATGCGCTCGACCGGGAAGCCCGTGCTCGTCGCCTCCCGCGCCTTCAAGCCGATCGCCAGGGTGGTGGTGGCCTTCGACGGCGGGGCGAGCAGCACGCGTGCGGTCGAGGCGGTCGCGCGGGACAGCCTCTTCAACGGCCTGTCGGTTCGCATCGTCACCGTCGGCGAGGACAGACCCGCGACCCGCGAGAAGCTCGGCTGGGCGCGCGAGACCCTGGAAGCCGCCGGTCTCGTGGTGAGCGCGGACATCGTCCCGGGCGAGCCGGAGGGGGCGATCTCCGCCGCGGTGGAGAACGGTGCGGCCGATCTCCTCGTGATGGGAAGCCACGGCCATTCGCGGGTGCGCCACCTGCTGATCGGCTCGTCCACGACGGCGCTGCTGCGCTCGTGCCTCGTCCCGATCATGGTCTACCGCTGA
- a CDS encoding L,D-transpeptidase yields MMIDPRRAGLALVVAAAMTAAGAPARANMVELVDPNTGKTFHYRPSFSRQVQPERPKHKFFDPGTQKWVTYQASREEMRERHRMKYARATVRFVSGEPGGTIVVDTEQRYLYLVQGNGTAIRYGIGVGREGFTWSGVERITRKREWPDWRPPAEMLERQPGIPEWMPGGPQNPLGARALYLGSTLYRIHGTNEDESIGYAVSSGCIRMLNEDIIDLYGRAKVGTRVIVLGPGSDRTGLIAAISAF; encoded by the coding sequence ATGATGATCGATCCCCGACGCGCCGGCCTGGCGCTCGTCGTGGCCGCGGCGATGACGGCGGCTGGCGCCCCGGCCCGGGCCAACATGGTCGAGCTGGTCGACCCCAACACCGGCAAGACGTTCCACTACCGCCCATCGTTCTCCAGACAGGTGCAGCCGGAACGCCCGAAGCACAAGTTCTTCGATCCCGGCACCCAGAAATGGGTGACCTACCAGGCCTCGCGCGAGGAAATGCGCGAGCGACACCGCATGAAGTACGCGCGCGCCACGGTGCGGTTCGTCTCCGGCGAGCCGGGCGGGACGATCGTGGTCGACACCGAGCAGCGCTACCTCTACCTCGTCCAGGGCAACGGCACGGCGATCCGCTACGGCATCGGCGTCGGCCGCGAGGGGTTCACCTGGTCCGGGGTCGAGCGGATCACCCGGAAGCGGGAATGGCCGGACTGGCGGCCGCCAGCGGAAATGCTGGAGCGCCAGCCGGGGATCCCGGAGTGGATGCCGGGCGGACCGCAGAATCCGCTCGGCGCCCGGGCCCTCTACCTCGGCTCGACGCTCTACCGCATCCACGGGACCAACGAGGACGAGAGCATCGGCTACGCCGTCTCGTCCGGGTGCATCCGAATGCTGAACGAGGACATCATCGACCTCTACGGCCGCGCGAAGGTCGGGACGCGCGTCATCGTCCTCGGCCCCGGGAGCGACCGCACCGGGCTGATCGCCGCCATCAGCGCCTTCTGA
- a CDS encoding alpha/beta fold hydrolase produces MPNPNPLPHRRYGKGDTPIVLIHGFGADRLTFSSLAKALSAYRPVIAFDLPGHGEAVGWEGTPDAMVCAKAVLASLEALGIERATLVGHSLGGAVVSLVGLRKPELVERLVLLAPGGFGREMNVPLLRRYAAIETAADAEAVLGEFFGSDSRVPKALPRQTAEQRSNPGLAQSLAAIVEAITKGEGQGALPLADLMARGFPVTLVWGHEDAVLPVSQAIGAPPEMARHLITGVGHMPHLEVPDLVVRIIRDALGLTGTPS; encoded by the coding sequence ATGCCGAACCCCAACCCCTTGCCCCACCGCCGCTACGGCAAGGGCGACACTCCGATCGTTCTGATCCATGGCTTCGGCGCCGACCGGCTGACCTTTTCCAGTCTCGCCAAGGCGCTCTCGGCCTACCGTCCCGTCATCGCCTTCGACCTTCCCGGGCACGGCGAGGCGGTCGGCTGGGAGGGGACGCCCGACGCGATGGTCTGCGCCAAGGCGGTCCTGGCGAGCCTCGAGGCGCTCGGCATCGAGCGGGCGACGCTCGTCGGCCACTCGCTGGGCGGGGCGGTCGTGAGCCTCGTGGGGCTGCGCAAGCCCGAGCTGGTGGAGCGGCTGGTGCTGCTGGCGCCCGGCGGCTTCGGACGGGAGATGAACGTTCCGCTCCTGCGCCGCTACGCCGCCATCGAGACGGCCGCGGACGCGGAGGCTGTGCTCGGCGAGTTCTTCGGCTCCGATTCGAGGGTCCCGAAGGCGCTGCCGCGGCAGACGGCGGAGCAGCGCTCCAACCCCGGCCTCGCGCAGTCGCTCGCGGCGATCGTCGAGGCCATCACGAAGGGGGAGGGGCAGGGGGCGCTGCCGCTCGCCGACCTTATGGCGCGGGGCTTCCCGGTGACGCTGGTCTGGGGCCACGAGGACGCCGTCCTGCCGGTGTCCCAGGCGATCGGCGCGCCGCCGGAGATGGCGCGGCATCTCATCACCGGCGTCGGCCACATGCCGCACCTGGAGGTGCCGGACCTCGTCGTGCGGATCATCCGCGACGCCCTCGGCCTCACCGGCACCCCGTCCTGA
- a CDS encoding formate/nitrite transporter family protein gives MDTLKTDEFDREPATRSHAAQQPDGREAVPRAPDEPDPATRVPEPRDPEVRERSDDNHDDPAIGTLSTGEERDAIKRAGPRPQVVYASISARGLEEINRPAVSLFGSGVAAGLILMMSVIGEGLIIHELPDFQGRALIGDIGYTFGFLIVILGRLQLFTENTITPVLPLLANPTKRAFVRTGRLWAVVFAANMVGVMLAAVLLSWGDIVTDVQFASIMEVAGKVTAHTPFETLRYGVIAGVLIAAIVWCIPTAKGSEFFLVFAATYLIALGDFTHVVAGAGEGFLLLLEGQVSPAWVVFGLILPAFVGNVLGGTVLFATLAYVQVMEEIAQARRRREGTTVAPPDLTQPRRLPS, from the coding sequence ATGGACACTCTGAAGACCGACGAGTTCGACCGCGAGCCGGCCACCCGGAGTCACGCGGCCCAGCAGCCGGATGGCAGGGAGGCCGTCCCGCGCGCCCCGGATGAACCCGATCCCGCGACCCGCGTTCCCGAGCCCCGCGACCCCGAGGTCCGGGAGCGCAGCGACGACAACCACGACGACCCGGCCATCGGCACCCTCTCCACGGGGGAGGAGCGCGACGCGATCAAGCGCGCCGGGCCACGCCCGCAAGTGGTCTACGCCTCGATCAGCGCGCGCGGGCTGGAGGAGATCAACCGGCCCGCCGTCTCGCTGTTCGGGTCGGGGGTCGCCGCTGGGCTGATCCTGATGATGTCGGTGATCGGCGAGGGGCTGATCATCCACGAGCTGCCGGACTTCCAGGGCAGGGCGCTGATCGGTGACATCGGCTACACCTTCGGCTTCCTCATCGTCATCCTCGGCCGCCTGCAGCTCTTCACCGAGAACACCATCACGCCGGTGCTGCCGCTCCTCGCGAACCCGACGAAGCGGGCATTCGTGCGCACCGGGCGGCTCTGGGCCGTGGTGTTCGCGGCCAACATGGTCGGCGTGATGCTCGCGGCGGTGCTGCTCTCCTGGGGCGACATCGTGACCGACGTGCAGTTCGCGTCGATCATGGAGGTGGCGGGCAAGGTGACCGCGCACACGCCGTTCGAGACGCTGCGCTACGGGGTCATCGCCGGTGTGCTGATCGCGGCGATCGTCTGGTGCATTCCGACCGCGAAGGGGAGCGAGTTCTTCCTGGTCTTCGCCGCGACCTACCTGATCGCCCTCGGCGACTTCACCCACGTCGTCGCCGGTGCCGGCGAAGGCTTCCTCCTGCTGCTGGAGGGGCAGGTGTCGCCGGCGTGGGTGGTGTTCGGCCTCATCCTCCCGGCGTTCGTCGGCAACGTGCTGGGCGGGACGGTCCTCTTCGCGACCCTCGCCTACGTGCAGGTGATGGAGGAGATCGCGCAGGCGCGCCGGCGCCGCGAGGGGACGACGGTCGCCCCGCCCGACCTCACGCAGCCGCGACGCCTGCCGTCCTGA
- a CDS encoding PAS domain-containing protein: MSDGFTMHKLALERVPFAIVITNPHIEDNPIVFVNSAFTRLTGYSAEVSVGRNCRFLQGEDTDPQSIERIRKGLATREEFGVELLNYKADGTPFRNRLFITPLNDTEGELQYFIGLQRALGDGSDQVTGGVDEALREIHHRVKNHLSMVVGMIRMQARSQNPTSLENYTALARRIETLQLLYHEMTSTPEDGNDGSIALGAYVSRIASAIAYLDGRERLQLNLDLGPIKAPVDTAARVGLLVSELLTNAYQHAFEGRAGGLIEVHLHSTGNQIRLSVYDDGIGLGTSSGWPDRGNLGGKIVRSLVTGLNARLSIDRSGDGTRIDVDIPLDESNDTEEAAELSSS; the protein is encoded by the coding sequence ATGTCGGACGGCTTCACCATGCACAAACTTGCATTGGAGCGGGTTCCGTTTGCGATCGTGATCACGAATCCGCACATCGAAGACAACCCGATCGTGTTTGTGAATTCGGCCTTCACGCGCCTCACCGGCTATTCCGCCGAGGTGTCCGTCGGCCGAAACTGCCGATTCCTGCAGGGTGAGGACACGGATCCCCAGTCCATCGAGCGGATCCGCAAGGGCCTCGCGACCCGGGAAGAGTTCGGCGTCGAGCTCCTCAACTACAAGGCGGACGGAACGCCGTTCCGCAACCGCCTGTTCATCACGCCCCTCAACGACACCGAGGGCGAGCTGCAATATTTCATCGGCCTGCAACGCGCGCTCGGCGACGGCAGCGACCAGGTCACCGGCGGTGTCGACGAGGCGCTGCGGGAGATCCACCACCGGGTGAAAAACCACCTGTCGATGGTGGTCGGCATGATCCGCATGCAGGCGCGCTCACAGAATCCCACTTCGCTGGAGAACTACACCGCGCTCGCCCGGCGGATCGAGACACTGCAGCTCCTCTACCACGAGATGACCAGCACGCCGGAGGACGGCAACGACGGCAGCATCGCTCTCGGCGCCTACGTCTCGCGCATCGCCTCGGCCATCGCCTACCTCGACGGCCGCGAGAGGCTGCAGCTCAACCTCGACCTCGGGCCGATCAAGGCACCGGTCGACACGGCCGCGCGGGTCGGACTCCTCGTCTCGGAGCTCCTCACCAACGCCTATCAGCACGCCTTCGAGGGACGCGCGGGCGGGCTCATCGAGGTGCATCTTCATAGCACCGGCAACCAGATCCGCCTGTCGGTCTACGACGACGGCATCGGCCTCGGCACGAGCTCGGGCTGGCCGGATCGGGGCAACCTCGGCGGCAAGATCGTGCGATCGCTCGTGACCGGCCTCAACGCGCGCCTCTCCATCGACCGCAGCGGCGACGGCACGCGCATCGACGTCGACATCCCCCTCGACGAATCGAACGACACCGAGGAGGCCGCGGAACTCTCCAGCAGCTGA
- the ggt gene encoding gamma-glutamyltransferase, which produces MISFSRLDRITRRVSIGAFSIILAVAVAVPAGAQEATGGQRFVPIRAEEYMVVSQERQASEVGRDIMRRGGNAIDAAVATAFALAVTLPRAGNLGGGGFMVVHRGDTGETVAIDARETAPAASDRDMFLNAEGEADPELSRRSGLAVGVPGTVAGLALAHERYGSGTLTFAELVAPAIALARDGFVVSADTSAALASPDTAERLLADPNVAAYYPGGAAPIGGDTLKLPVLAGTLQAIADNGPSAFYEGEIAQGIVDAVTERGGRMTLEDLGNYEAKLREPVHGTFKDYEVFSMPPPSSGGVHLVQILNTLEDQPFGTYGLNSAEMIHVMVEAMKYAYADRAHYLGDPDFVDVPVKALTSKAYAHQIAARIDMTRATPSSEIAADPGALPYESNETTHFSVVDDAGNAVSMTTTLNFSFGVGFGTAGGFLLNNELDDFSAKPGVPNAYGLIGGDANAVEPDKRPLSSMTPTILLKDGEVSLVTGSPGGSRIITTVLQVILNATVHERNIATATNAPRIHHQWLPDYIRIEEGISHDTIRLLEDMGHEVRVMDSMGSAQSIQVGAEGELYGASDPRRPGGAAVGD; this is translated from the coding sequence ATGATTTCCTTTTCTCGCCTGGACCGGATCACCCGGCGGGTCTCCATCGGCGCGTTCTCCATCATTTTGGCAGTCGCCGTCGCGGTTCCGGCCGGTGCGCAGGAGGCGACGGGCGGTCAGCGCTTCGTCCCGATTCGCGCCGAAGAGTACATGGTCGTCAGCCAGGAGCGGCAGGCGAGCGAGGTCGGGCGGGACATCATGCGCCGGGGCGGCAACGCCATCGACGCGGCCGTGGCGACGGCGTTCGCCCTCGCGGTAACGCTGCCCCGGGCCGGCAACCTCGGCGGCGGCGGCTTCATGGTCGTGCACCGGGGCGACACGGGCGAGACCGTCGCCATCGACGCCCGCGAAACCGCCCCTGCCGCCTCCGACCGGGACATGTTCCTCAATGCCGAGGGGGAGGCGGACCCCGAGCTGTCCCGCCGTTCGGGCCTTGCCGTGGGCGTTCCCGGAACGGTCGCCGGCCTTGCGCTGGCGCACGAGCGCTACGGCTCCGGCACGCTGACGTTCGCCGAGCTGGTCGCACCGGCGATCGCGCTCGCCCGGGACGGGTTCGTGGTGAGCGCGGACACCTCCGCCGCGCTCGCCTCGCCCGACACGGCCGAGCGCCTTCTCGCCGACCCGAACGTCGCCGCCTACTATCCCGGCGGAGCGGCGCCCATCGGCGGCGATACCCTGAAACTCCCGGTTCTCGCCGGGACGCTGCAGGCGATCGCCGACAACGGCCCTTCGGCCTTCTACGAGGGCGAGATCGCGCAAGGGATCGTCGACGCCGTCACCGAGCGCGGCGGGCGCATGACGCTCGAGGACCTCGGGAACTACGAGGCGAAGCTGCGCGAGCCGGTCCACGGCACCTTCAAGGACTACGAGGTCTTCTCCATGCCGCCGCCGAGCTCGGGTGGCGTCCACCTCGTGCAGATCCTCAACACGCTGGAAGACCAGCCGTTCGGAACCTACGGCCTCAACAGCGCCGAGATGATCCACGTGATGGTCGAGGCGATGAAATACGCCTACGCCGACCGGGCGCACTATCTCGGCGACCCGGACTTCGTGGACGTGCCGGTCAAGGCGCTCACCTCGAAGGCGTACGCGCACCAGATCGCGGCCAGGATCGACATGACGCGCGCGACCCCGTCGTCCGAGATCGCCGCCGACCCCGGCGCGCTACCCTACGAGAGCAACGAGACGACGCATTTCTCGGTGGTCGACGACGCGGGCAACGCGGTGTCGATGACGACGACGCTGAACTTCTCCTTCGGCGTCGGCTTCGGCACCGCCGGCGGCTTCCTCCTCAACAACGAGCTGGACGATTTCTCCGCCAAGCCGGGCGTTCCGAACGCCTACGGGCTGATCGGCGGCGACGCGAACGCCGTCGAACCGGACAAGCGGCCGCTGTCGTCGATGACGCCGACGATCCTGCTGAAGGACGGCGAGGTGTCGCTGGTCACCGGCTCGCCGGGTGGCAGCCGCATCATCACGACCGTGCTGCAGGTGATCCTCAACGCGACCGTTCACGAGCGCAACATCGCCACTGCGACCAACGCGCCGCGGATCCACCATCAGTGGCTGCCCGACTATATCCGCATCGAGGAGGGGATCTCGCACGACACGATCCGCCTTCTGGAGGACATGGGGCACGAGGTGCGGGTCATGGACTCGATGGGTTCGGCGCAGTCGATCCAGGTCGGCGCGGAGGGCGAGCTCTACGGGGCCAGCGATCCGCGGCGGCCGGGCGGCGCGGCGGTCGGCGACTGA
- a CDS encoding tyrosine-protein phosphatase has protein sequence MIDFAALRDRARGRTPGRKARRRARAERWRRPLETLRDRREAWGSLLFADHGFLRLAYRNRHQVTERLWRSAQPSPTDIATAARLGIRTVVSLRADGFGGDPLEREACARHGLNFERVVLQSRMAPPKAVLRQAMEVFPRLEAPVLLHCKSGADRAGLGSALWMILVEGASAEEAQRQLSLKFGHIKHARTGVLDVFLEAWAQTGEAAGLSFAEWVETVYDPESLPRRVQANPIADALLSLMARE, from the coding sequence GTGATCGATTTCGCAGCCCTGCGGGACCGCGCGCGCGGGCGCACGCCCGGCCGCAAGGCGCGCCGCCGCGCCCGCGCCGAGCGCTGGCGCCGTCCGCTGGAGACGTTGCGCGACCGGCGCGAGGCCTGGGGCAGTCTCCTCTTCGCCGACCACGGCTTCCTGCGCCTCGCCTACCGCAACCGGCATCAGGTGACCGAGAGGCTGTGGCGTTCGGCCCAGCCGAGCCCGACCGACATCGCCACCGCCGCGCGCCTCGGCATCCGCACCGTCGTCTCGCTCCGCGCGGACGGCTTCGGCGGCGATCCGCTCGAGCGGGAGGCCTGCGCCCGGCACGGCCTCAATTTCGAGCGGGTGGTGCTGCAGTCGCGCATGGCGCCGCCCAAGGCGGTGCTGCGGCAGGCGATGGAGGTGTTTCCGCGCCTCGAGGCCCCGGTGCTGCTGCACTGCAAGTCCGGCGCGGACCGGGCCGGGCTCGGCAGCGCGTTGTGGATGATCCTCGTCGAGGGGGCGAGTGCGGAGGAGGCGCAGCGCCAGCTCTCGCTGAAGTTCGGCCACATCAAGCACGCCCGGACCGGCGTGCTCGACGTCTTCCTCGAGGCGTGGGCGCAGACGGGCGAGGCGGCGGGCCTCAGCTTCGCCGAGTGGGTCGAGACCGTGTACGACCCGGAATCGCTGCCGAGGCGCGTCCAGGCGAACCCGATCGCCGACGCGCTGCTGTCGCTGATGGCGCGCGAATAG
- the hisG gene encoding ATP phosphoribosyltransferase — MSELILAVPSKGRLQEQALEFLTRSGLKIDRARGGRDYRGHIGGMPEVEVAFLSASEIARELAAGHAHLGLTGLDLVHETVDDPGQREAQLHLVTPLGFGPADVVVAVPERWIDVDTMADLADAAEMHRARHGRTLRVATKFVHMTRRFFAAHGLADYRIVESLGATEGAPAAGAADLIVDITTTGATLAANQLKVLSDGVILQSQANFVASRVAPWTDTSRSLAATIVDRIAAEMRARSILEVRAVVPDPARAALETAERFGAVAPFGTDPAPLTLHVPRRRGSECAAFLRLIGAPSVVIVQVADVYEDNPLTEALLAAIA, encoded by the coding sequence GTGAGCGAGCTCATCCTCGCCGTCCCGTCCAAGGGCCGCCTCCAGGAGCAGGCGCTGGAGTTCCTGACGCGCTCCGGCCTCAAGATCGACCGCGCGCGCGGCGGACGGGACTATCGCGGCCACATCGGCGGCATGCCGGAAGTCGAGGTCGCCTTCCTCTCCGCCTCCGAGATCGCCCGCGAGCTCGCCGCCGGCCACGCCCACCTCGGCCTCACCGGGCTCGACCTCGTTCACGAGACGGTCGACGATCCCGGCCAGCGCGAGGCGCAGCTCCACCTCGTGACCCCGCTCGGCTTCGGCCCGGCGGACGTCGTGGTCGCCGTGCCCGAGCGGTGGATCGACGTCGACACGATGGCCGACCTCGCCGACGCCGCCGAGATGCATCGCGCCCGGCACGGCCGCACGCTGCGCGTCGCGACGAAGTTCGTCCACATGACGCGCCGCTTCTTCGCGGCGCACGGCCTTGCCGACTACCGCATCGTGGAGAGCCTCGGCGCGACCGAAGGCGCCCCGGCAGCCGGCGCCGCGGACCTCATCGTCGACATCACGACGACCGGGGCGACGCTCGCCGCCAACCAGCTCAAGGTCCTGTCCGACGGGGTGATCCTGCAGAGCCAGGCGAACTTCGTCGCCTCGCGTGTCGCGCCCTGGACCGACACCAGCCGCAGCCTCGCCGCGACGATCGTCGACCGCATCGCCGCGGAGATGCGCGCCCGCTCCATCCTGGAGGTGCGCGCCGTGGTTCCGGACCCCGCCCGCGCCGCGCTGGAGACGGCGGAGCGCTTCGGCGCCGTCGCCCCGTTCGGGACCGACCCGGCGCCGCTGACGCTGCATGTGCCGCGCCGCCGCGGCTCGGAATGCGCCGCGTTCCTGCGCCTCATCGGCGCCCCGTCGGTGGTGATCGTACAGGTGGCGGACGTCTACGAGGACAACCCGCTGACCGAGGCCCTCCTCGCCGCGATCGCCTGA